In a single window of the Rhodamnia argentea isolate NSW1041297 chromosome 2, ASM2092103v1, whole genome shotgun sequence genome:
- the LOC115750720 gene encoding pentatricopeptide repeat-containing protein At2g03880, mitochondrial has product MRAISARAKRIASFPPSRHGRPTPIASHGPTCPSSSSLLDEFAEHCHQRDLSRAMKAMHAMQRQGIWADAITYSELVKCCVARGAVEEGKSVHKHVFSCGYQPKTYLLNVLLNMYVRFNLLEDAEGLFDEMPDRNVVSWTTLISAYVSKGMNNRALEFLILMLRGGVQPNMYTYSSVLRACADLGMLRQLHSGIIKVGMESDVFVRSALIDNYSKQGELQDALDVFNEMVTKDLGVWNSIIGAFAQNSNGDKALEMYKCMKRAGFAPDQATLTSVLRASTALALLEVGRQVHVHVLKFDRDLILNNALLDMYCKCGGLEGANSVFSRMAERDVISWSTMIAGLAQNGCSLEAMRLFEQMKHSGTEPNYITIVGVLFACSHAGLVEDGLHYFRSMKRSFGIDPGREHYGCMVDLLGRAGKLDEAVKLINEMECEPDAVTWRTLLSACRVHRNSDLAIYAAKQVVKLDPDDAGTYILLSNIYANNQRWEEVTEVRRSMRVRGIAKEPGCSWIEVNKKIHAFILGDDSHPHIDGINRHLNQTVQRLMSIGYVPDTNFVLQDLEDEQREASLQYHSEKLAIAYGIMSLPREKTIMIRKNLRICGDCHTFTKLLAKMEQRIIVIRDPVRYHHFTDGACSCGDFW; this is encoded by the coding sequence ATGCGAGCCATTTCAGCAAGAGCGAAACGCATAGCCTCGTTTCCACCTTCGCGCCATGGCCGTCCGACTCCCATAGCTTCGCACGGCCCGACGTGCCCATCGTCCTCGTCGCTTCTCGACGAGTTCGCCGAGCACTGCCATCAGAGAGACCTCTCCAGAGCCATGAAGGCTATGCACGCCATGCAAAGGCAGGGTATTTGGGCCGACGCCATCACCTACTCCGAGCTCGTCAAGTGTTGCGTGGCCAGGGGTGCCGTCGAAGAAGGTAAATCGGTCCACAAGCACGTTTTCTCTTGTGGGTATCAGCCCAAGACCTACTTACTCAACGTCCTTCTCAACATGTACGTCAGGTTCAACCTATTGGAAGATGCGGAGGGcctgttcgacgaaatgcccGATAGAAACGTCGTTTCCTGGACGACGCTGATATCGGCTTACGTGAGTAAGGGCATGAATAATAGGGCCTTGGAGTTTCTGATTTTGATGCTGAGGGGAGGTGTCCAACCTAATATGTATACTTATTCGTCGGTTTTGAGGGCCTGTGCGGACTTGGGGATGCTTAGACAACTTCACAGTGGCATAATTAAAGTTGGCATGGAGTCTGATGTCTTTGTGCGTAGTGCTTTGATAGATAATTACTCGAAACAGGGTGAGCTGCAAGATGCCTTGGACGTGTTCAATGAGATGGTGACAAAGGATTTGGGTGTTTGGAATTCTATTATTGGGGCCTTTGCGCAAAATAGCAATGGCGACAAAGCTCTTGAAATGTATAAATGCATGAAGAGAGCGGGTTTCGCACCTGATCAGGCGACTTTAACTAGTGTTTTGAGAGCGTCTACTGCGTTAGCATTGTTAGAAGTGGGGAGACAAGTGCATGTTCATGTACTAAAGTTTGATCGAGATCTTATCCTCAATAATGCACTTCTTGACATGTATTGCAAATGTGGCGGTTTGGAGGGTGCAAACTCTGTCTTTAGTAGAATGGCGGAAAGGGATGTTATATCCTGGAGCACCATGATTGCTGGATTGGCCCAAAATGGTTGCAGTTTAGAGGCAATGAGGCTGTTTGAACAAATGAAACATTCTGGTACAGAACCGAATTATATTACCATTGTAGGTGTTCTCTTTGCGTGCAGCCATGCCGGGCTTGTTGAAGATGGTTTGCACTATTTCCGGTCAATGAAAAGGAGTTTTGGGATTGATCCTGGTAGAGAGCACTATGGTTGCATGGTTGATCTTCTAGGAAGGGCAGGGAAGCTGGATGAAGCTGTTAAGTTGATTAACGAAATGGAATGTGAACCAGATGCTGTTACTTGGAGAACCTTACTTAGTGCCTGCAGAGTTCATCGGAATTCGGATCTGGCCATATATGCTGCGAAACAGGTGGTAAAACTGGATCCAGATGATGCGGGTACCTACATACTCCTGTCAAATATTTATGCGAATAACCAGAGGTGGGAAGAGGTCACAGAGGTTAGAAGGTCCATGCGAGTAAGAGGAATCGCAAAAGAGCCAGGATGCAGCTGGATTGAAGTAAATAAGAAGATACATGCTTTTATCTTAGGGGATGACTCACATCCACATATAGATGGGATCAATAGACATTTAAACCAGACTGTCCAGAGGTTAATGTCGATAGGCTATGTCCCAGACACAAATTTTGTTTTGCAGGACCTTGAAGATGAACAGAGGGAGGCTTCACTTCAATACCACAGCGAAAAACTCGCGATTGCATATGGAATCATGAGCTTACCGAGAGAGAAGACAATAATGATCAGAAAAAATCTGAGGATTTGTGGAGACTGTCATACTTTCACAAAACTTCTGGCCAAGATGGAGCAGAGGATTATTGTGATAAGAGATCCTGTCCGTTATCATCATTTTACGGATGGAGCTTGCTCTTGTGGTGACTTTTGGTGA
- the LOC115750715 gene encoding cellulose synthase A catalytic subunit 6 [UDP-forming]-like, producing MDTGRLVAGSHNRNEFVLINADEVGRVTCVKHITGEICQICADEIEITGDREPFVACNECAFPVCRHCYEYERSEGTQACPHCKTRYKRIKGSPRVEGDEEEEKTDDLEREFDIGDSGRGNLHSTAEGKLSTHLNFGPDWQTHTPGITITSELDASSAVPEIPLLTYGQEDVGISSDKHALTIPPFMGRGRWIHPIPNSDSSVPLPPRALDPKKDLAVYGYGTVAWKERMEEWKKKQNGRLQFVKHERGSDGHEPDDPDLPMMDEGRQPLSRKLPIPSSKISPYRLIIILRLVILGLFFHYRILHPVNDAYGLWLTSVICEIWFAMSWILDQFPKWYPIERETYLDRLSLRYEKEERPTKLANIDIFVSTVDPMKEPPLITANTVLSILAVDYPVDKVACYVSDDGAAMLTFEALSETSEFATKWVPFCKRFNIEPRAPEWYFSQKVDYLKDKVNPEFVRERRAMKREYEEFKVRINGLVAMAQKVPEEGWTMQDGTPWPGNNVRDHPGMIQVFLGQNGVRDVEGNELPQLVYVSREKRPGFDHHKKAGAMNALVRVSAVITNAPYMLNVDCDHYINNSKALREAMCFMMDPISGKKICYVQFPQRFDGIDRHDRYSNRNVVFFDINMKGLDGIQGPIYVGTGCVFRRQALYGYDAPIKKKPPRKTCNCWPKWCCLCCGSRKRDRKMKSNEQKKTVRNREASKQIHALENIEEGIEGIDNEKSSLMSRVKFEKKFGQSPVFIATTLMEEGGVPKGATTASLLKEAIHVISCGYEDKTEWGKEVGWIYGSVTEDILTGFKMHCHGWRSVFCMPKRPAFKGSAPINLSDRLHQVLRWALGSVEILLSRHCPIWYGYGCGLKWLERFSYINSVVYPLTSIPLIAYCTLPAVCLLTGKFIVPEISNYASLIFMALFISIAATGILEMQWGGVGIHYWWRNEQFWVIGGVSSHLFALFQGLLKVLAGVNTNFMVTSKAGDNGEFSELYLFKWTSLLIPPLTLLILNITGVIVGVSDAINNGYESWGPLLGKLFFALWVIVHLYPFLKGFMGKQDRVPTIIIVWAILLASILTLLWVRINPFISKDGIVLEVCGLDCN from the exons ATGGATACAGGAAGGCTTGTGGCTGGTTCTCACAACAGGAACGAGTTTGTTCTCATCAATGCTGATGAAGTTGGACGT GTGACTTGCGTCAAACATATAACTGGGGAAATATGCCAGATCTGTGCGGATGAGATAGAAATAACAGGGGATAGAGAGCCATTTGTTGCTTGCAATGAGTGTGCATTCCCTGTTTGTAGACATTGCTATGAGTATGAAAGGAGTGAGGGAACTCAAGCATGCCCTCATTGCAAAACTCGATATAAGCGTATTAAAG GGAGTCCAAGAGTTGAGggcgacgaagaagaagaaaaaacagatGATTTGGAGCGTGAGTTTGATATAGGAGACAGTGGAAGAGGGAACCTGCACAGCACAGCAGAGGGCAAGCTGTCCACTCACCTTAACTTTGGGCCCGACTGGCAAACCCACACTCCCGGCATTACTATTACATCAGAGCTGGATGCATCTTCTGCTGTTCCTGAAATTCCGTTATTAACTTATGGTCAAGAG GATGTTGGGATTTCCTCTGATAAGCATGCATTGACTATCCCGCCGTTTATGGGTCGAGGAAGATGGATTCATCCAATTCCAAATTCTGATTCTTCTGTGCCAT TGCCACCAAGAGCTTTGGATCCAAAGAAAGATTTAGCAGTCTATGGATATGGAACTGTGGCATGGAAGGAACGTATGGAAGagtggaagaagaagcaaaatggAAGACTTCAGTTTGTGAAGCATGAAAGAGGAAGTGATGGACACGAACCAGATGATCCTGATTTGCCCAT GATGGACGAGGGAAGACAGCCTCTTTCAAGGAAGTTACCAATTCCTTCCAGCAAGATCAGTCCTTACAGATTAATAATTATTCTGCGGCTTGTGATCCTTGGATTGTTCTTTCACTATCGGATTCTTCACCCCGTGAATGATGCATATGGATTGTGGCTTACATCAGTGATATGCGAAATCTGGTTTGCTATGTCATGGATACTGGATCAGTTTCCAAAATGGTACCCAATTGAACGAGAAACATACCTTGACCGCTTGTCACTGAG gTATGAAAAAGAGGAAAGGCCCACCAAATTAGCCAATATAGACATATTTGTGAGTACAGTGGATCCCATGAAAGAACCTCCTCTTATAACTGCAAACACTGTTCTGTCCATACTTGCTGTAGATTACCCAGTCGACAAAGTAGCATGCTATGTCTCAGATGACGGGGCAGCGATGCTCACCTTTGAAGCCCTATCGGAGACATCAGAGTTTGCGACGAAGTGGGTTCCATTCTGTAAGAGATTCAATATTGAGCCTAGGGCCCCAGAATGGTATTTTTCTCAAAAGGTTGACTATTTGAAGGACAAAGTGAATCCGGAGTTTGTGAGAGAACGCCGTGCCATGAAG AGAGAATATGAAGAGTTCAAAGTCCGTATAAATGGGTTGGTGGCAATGGCACAGAAAGTTCCTGAAGAAGGTTGGACAATGCAGGACGGCACTCCGTGGCCTGGGAACAATGTCAGAGATCATCCTGGAATGATCCAG GTTTTCCTTGGCCAAAATGGTGTCCGTGATGTTGAAGGAAATGAATTACCTCAGCTAGTTTATGTCTCTCGTGAGAAGAGACCTGGTTTTGATCATCACAAGAAAGCTGGAGCCATGAATGCTCTG GTGCGGGTCTCAGCAGTCATCACAAATGCCCCTTATATGCTGAACGTGGATTGTGATCACTATATAAACAACAGCAAGGCTCTTCGAGAAGCCATGTGCTTCATGATGGATCCAATTTCGGGCAAGAAGATATGTTACGTGCAATTTCCACAGAGATTTGACGGGATAGATCGTCATGATAGATACTCAAATCGTAATGTAGTATTTTTTGAC ATAAATATGAAGGGTTTGGATGGCATACAAGGACCAATTTATGTTGGAACTGGTTGTGTCTTCCGGAGGCAGGCTTTGTATGGATATGATGccccaataaaaaagaaacctcCTAGGAAAACATGTAACTGTTGGCCGAAATGGTGCTGCTTGTGTTGTGGATCTAGAAAAAGGGATAGGAAAATGAAGTCGAATGAGCAAAAGAAGACAGTGAGGAACAGGGAGGCTTCAAAGCAGATCCATGCACTGGAAAATATTGAAGAGGGAATTGAAG GTATAGACAATGAAAAATCATCACTGATGTCCCGAGTGAAGTTCgagaagaagtttggtcaatcCCCGGTTTTCATAGCTACAACCCTGATGGAAGAAGGTGGCGTCCCAAAGGGAGCCACTACTGCATCACTTTTGAAAGAAGCCATTCACGTCATTAGCTGTGGTTATGAGGACAAAACAGAATGGGGAAAAGAG GTGGGCTGGATATATGGCTCCGTTACAGAGGATATCTTAACAGGCTTCAAGATGCACTGTCATGGCTGGCGATCTGTATTCTGCATGCCTAAGCGGCCCGCTTTCAAGGGCTCAGCTCCAATAAACCTCTCAGATCGCCTGCATCAGGTTCTCCGTTGGGCTCTTGGATCGGTTGAGATCCTTTTGAGCAGGCATTGTCCGATATGGTATGGATATGGCTGCGGCTTAAAATGGCTAGAGCGGTTTTCTTACATCAACTCGGTCGTCTATCCTTTGACGTCCATTCCCTTGATCGCATATTGTACTCTTCCAGCTGTTTGTCTTCTAACGGGAAAGTTCATTGTCCCTGAG ATAAGCAACTATGCTAGTCTCATTTTCATGGCACTCTTTATATCCATCGCGGCTACAGGCATCCTCGAGATGCAGTGGGGTGGTGTCGGCATCCACTACTGGTGGAGAAACGAGCAGTTCTGGGTAATTGGGGGGGTCTCATCTCACCTGTTTGCTCTCTTCCAGGGTCTACTAAAAGTTTTGGCCGGCGTCAACACAAACTTCATGGTCACGTCCAAAGCCGGAGACAACGGAGAGTTCTCTGAGCTATACCTCTTCAAGTGGACATCCTTGTTAATCCCTCCCTTGACTCTGCTCATCCTAAACATAACTGGAGTCATTGTCGGCGTTTCAGATGCCATCAACAATGGCTACGAATCTTGGGGTCCACTGTTGGGCAAACTATTCTTTGCTCTGTGGGTCATTGTTCATCTGTATCCCTTCCTCAAGGGATTCATGGGAAAACAGGATCGGGTACCCACGATCATAATTGTTTGGGCAATTCTTCTCGCCTCGATATTAACTCTTTTATGGGTCCGAATAAACCCATTCATTTCCAAGGACGGCATTGTGCTAGAGGTGTGTGGATTGGATTGCAACTAG
- the LOC115750702 gene encoding egg cell-secreted protein 1.1-like, whose translation MSPMPKLFIFLLVIVSSYLASMTEAGRAVPKHKPASLAARLKVAENGSDSSNCWESMFQLQACTGEVIMFFLNGETYLGPSCCQAIRTIEHDCWPNLLASLGYTTEEGDILEGYCDAATTLRPPLVVAPNKDVPNSGG comes from the coding sequence ATGTCTCCAATGCCCAAGCTTTTCATCTTCCTACTCGTCATCGTGTCTTCATACTTGGCCAGTATGACCGAAGCTGGCCGAGCAGTCCCCAAACACAAGCCGGCAAGCCTCGCAGCTCGGCTGAAGGTGGCGGAGAACGGGTCGGACTCGTCGAACTGCTGGGAGTCGATGTTCCAGCTACAAGCCTGCACCGGCGAGGTGATCATGTTCTTCCTCAACGGAGAGACTTACTTGGGCCCTAGCTGTTGCCAAGCCATCAGGACCATCGAGCATGACTGTTGGCCCAACTTGTTGGCTTCGCTAGGCTACACGACCGAAGAGGGCGACATCCTTGAAGGCTACTGCGATGCTGCCACCACCCTGCGCCCGCCGTTGGTGGTGGCGCCTAACAAGGATGTTCCAAACAGCGGAGGGTGA